In a genomic window of Asticcacaulis sp.:
- the ispH gene encoding 4-hydroxy-3-methylbut-2-enyl diphosphate reductase: MNSAVRPLKVYLATPRGFCAGVDRAIQIVERAIERYGAPVYVRHEIVHNKHVVDRLKGLGAVFVKELDQCPPDRPVVFSAHGVPKSVPADAQNRQMFYLDATCPLVSKVHVEAERHHNEGREIILIGHAGHPEVIGTMGQLPEGTVKLIETVEQALEFTPVDPDNLAFVTQTTLSVDDTAEIVGALKARFPQIKVPHKEDICYATTNRQEAVKQVSADCDLVLVIGSAKSSNSQRLVEVALRGGAKAAYLVDDASHVDWSWFDGVDTLGVSAGASAPENLIEELIAAVSARFDAEVIESNGVRETVTFKLPKAVA, translated from the coding sequence ATGAATTCCGCTGTCCGCCCCCTTAAGGTCTATCTCGCCACGCCGCGCGGCTTCTGCGCCGGCGTCGACCGCGCCATCCAGATCGTCGAGCGCGCCATCGAGCGCTATGGCGCGCCGGTCTATGTCCGCCACGAGATCGTCCACAACAAGCATGTGGTGGACCGCCTGAAGGGCCTGGGCGCCGTGTTCGTCAAGGAACTGGATCAGTGCCCGCCGGATCGTCCGGTGGTCTTTTCGGCCCACGGTGTGCCCAAATCGGTGCCCGCTGATGCGCAAAACCGCCAGATGTTCTATCTCGACGCCACCTGCCCGCTGGTTTCCAAGGTCCACGTCGAGGCCGAACGTCACCATAATGAGGGCCGCGAGATCATCCTGATCGGCCATGCCGGCCACCCTGAAGTCATCGGCACCATGGGGCAACTGCCCGAAGGGACCGTGAAACTGATCGAAACGGTCGAGCAGGCCCTCGAATTTACACCGGTCGATCCGGATAACCTGGCCTTTGTTACCCAGACCACGCTTTCGGTCGATGATACCGCAGAGATCGTCGGCGCCCTGAAGGCGCGCTTCCCGCAGATCAAGGTGCCGCACAAGGAAGATATCTGCTATGCCACCACCAACCGCCAGGAAGCGGTCAAGCAGGTCTCGGCCGATTGCGACCTGGTGCTGGTCATCGGCTCGGCCAAATCATCCAACTCCCAACGCCTGGTTGAGGTGGCCCTGCGTGGCGGCGCCAAGGCCGCGTATCTGGTTGACGATGCCAGCCATGTCGACTGGTCATGGTTCGACGGCGTTGATACGCTCGGCGTTTCCGCCGGGGCATCGGCGCCGGAAAACCTTATAGAGGAACTGATCGCTGCCGTTTCCGCCCGCTTCGATGCCGAGGTGATTGAGAGCAACGGCGTGCGCGAGACGGTCACCTTCAAGCTGCCGAAAGCCGTCGCCTGA
- a CDS encoding gamma carbonic anhydrase family protein: MAIYTLGDKTPNLPADGRFWIAPSADVMGDVTLGEDASIWFCAVVRGDNDPIAIGARSNIQDGAVLHSDDGLPLTIGDDVTVGHKAMIHSCEIGDNSLIGIGAVILARAKIGKNTIVGAGALVPEGKEYPDGVLLIGQPARVTRELTPEQIGKLTHSAAHYVRNWRRFKRDLKVVP, encoded by the coding sequence ATGGCCATATATACACTGGGAGACAAGACGCCGAACCTGCCGGCAGACGGCCGTTTCTGGATAGCGCCCTCGGCTGATGTGATGGGGGATGTGACGCTTGGGGAGGACGCCAGTATCTGGTTCTGCGCCGTGGTGCGCGGCGATAATGACCCGATCGCCATTGGTGCGCGCAGCAATATCCAGGATGGCGCCGTGCTCCATTCTGATGACGGCCTGCCGCTGACGATCGGCGATGACGTGACCGTGGGCCACAAGGCCATGATCCATAGCTGCGAGATCGGTGACAACAGCCTGATCGGCATCGGCGCCGTGATCCTGGCGCGGGCGAAGATCGGGAAGAACACCATTGTCGGTGCGGGCGCCCTGGTACCGGAAGGAAAGGAATATCCTGACGGTGTTTTGCTGATCGGTCAGCCGGCACGGGTGACGCGTGAACTGACGCCGGAGCAGATCGGCAAGCTGACCCATTCAGCGGCGCATTATGTGCGCAACTGGCGGCGCTTCAAAAGGGATCTGAAGGTTGTCCCTTGA
- a CDS encoding zf-TFIIB domain-containing protein: protein MPALICPVCQGSFREVIREGILIDICTQCQGVWLDRGELEKLIALSKDDRDIPLPPPAQPRARREDDYDSRYEGRDFSHRKKKKRFDFGDIFDFD from the coding sequence ATGCCGGCCCTGATCTGCCCTGTCTGCCAGGGATCGTTTCGTGAAGTCATCCGTGAAGGCATACTGATCGATATCTGTACCCAGTGTCAGGGTGTGTGGCTGGACCGCGGCGAACTGGAAAAGCTGATTGCCCTGTCGAAGGATGACCGCGATATTCCCCTGCCGCCGCCGGCGCAGCCGCGTGCCCGGCGGGAGGACGATTATGACAGCCGCTACGAGGGGCGCGACTTTTCGCACCGGAAGAAAAAGAAGCGTTTCGACTTTGGCGATATCTTCGATTTCGACTGA
- the rnhA gene encoding ribonuclease HI, with translation MTERAHVTLYTDGACKGNPGPGGWGCILMSGLHEKELYGYDPSTTNNRMELMAAIAGLEALKKPCDVKLYIDSQYVLKGMTEWIRGWKARGWKTADKKPVKNDDLWIRLDAAAKPHKIKWIWVKGHAGNELNERADQLANKGIEEARARA, from the coding sequence ATGACTGAACGCGCGCACGTCACCCTCTATACGGATGGCGCCTGCAAGGGCAATCCCGGCCCCGGCGGCTGGGGCTGCATCCTGATGTCCGGCCTGCACGAGAAGGAACTCTACGGCTACGACCCCAGCACCACCAACAATCGCATGGAGCTGATGGCGGCTATCGCCGGTCTGGAAGCCCTGAAAAAGCCGTGCGACGTGAAGCTTTATATCGACAGCCAGTATGTGCTGAAGGGCATGACCGAGTGGATCAGGGGCTGGAAGGCGCGCGGCTGGAAGACGGCCGACAAGAAGCCGGTGAAAAATGATGATCTGTGGATCCGGCTCGATGCCGCCGCAAAGCCGCACAAGATCAAGTGGATCTGGGTCAAGGGCCACGCCGGCAACGAACTGAACGAACGCGCCGATCAACTGGCCAACAAGGGCATAGAGGAAGCGCGCGCCCGCGCCTGA
- a CDS encoding flagellin: protein MNSINTNIGAMIALQNLNAINRDLQKTQNRISTGLKVASAKDDGATWAIAQSQRSTVSSLDAVKQSLSRNSSVVDVAMTAGESVSDLLTQLKEKALAASDTSLDSTARDALKNDFVAIRNQITKTLATAGFNGINLLNGSKTSIAALANAEGTSRLTVAAQNMSLGGSIVTLGANADFSTATSAAALLSTLDSSINNVSAALARLGTSSKALDNHLTFIGKLQDTITAGIGNLVDADLAKESAKLQSLQVRQQLAIQMLSFSAQSQSWVLSLFR, encoded by the coding sequence ATGAACTCCATCAACACCAATATCGGGGCCATGATCGCCCTGCAGAATCTGAACGCCATAAACCGCGATCTTCAGAAAACGCAGAACCGTATCTCGACCGGCCTGAAGGTGGCCAGCGCCAAGGATGACGGCGCCACATGGGCCATCGCCCAGAGCCAGCGCTCCACTGTTTCCTCGCTTGATGCCGTCAAACAATCGCTGTCGCGCAATTCGTCCGTGGTCGATGTCGCCATGACCGCCGGGGAATCGGTGTCCGATCTGCTGACCCAGTTGAAGGAAAAGGCCCTCGCGGCTTCGGATACGTCGCTCGACTCCACCGCCCGTGATGCGCTGAAAAACGATTTCGTCGCCATCCGCAACCAGATCACCAAGACGCTGGCCACCGCCGGCTTCAATGGCATCAATCTACTGAACGGTTCCAAAACCTCCATCGCCGCCCTCGCCAATGCCGAAGGCACCAGCCGGCTGACCGTGGCCGCGCAGAACATGTCGCTGGGCGGTTCCATCGTGACACTCGGCGCCAATGCCGATTTCTCGACCGCCACCTCGGCGGCGGCCCTGCTCAGCACGCTCGATTCCTCGATCAATAATGTCTCGGCCGCCCTGGCGCGGCTCGGCACGTCGTCAAAAGCGCTGGATAATCACCTGACCTTTATCGGCAAGCTGCAGGATACGATCACCGCCGGGATCGGAAATCTGGTCGATGCCGACCTGGCGAAGGAAAGCGCCAAACTGCAATCCCTCCAGGTCAGGCAGCAACTGGCCATTCAGATGCTGTCGTTCTCAGCGCAGTCCCAGTCATGGGTACTCAGCCTGTTCCGGTAG
- a CDS encoding Tat pathway signal sequence domain protein, whose translation MRRIWAGVCLGVLLSGSAGAAMAQMGGRGGGADDDQQAAADRQKKDEEWGNRSLNLKKRKAEGACPYVKVLYDAARYHQFKNDVQTTAAAMWTGEINGIQSECAYEGTDPIQVGMDISFSLGRGPQAEGQTNVYHYWIAVTERDKTVLAKQEFELPVTFAEGQQRVDVNTRLEGIYIPRKDITISGSNFEVLIGFDVTPQMAEFNREGKHFRYVSPVEQKPAE comes from the coding sequence ATGCGCCGTATTTGGGCCGGGGTTTGCCTGGGTGTGCTCCTTAGTGGTTCAGCCGGTGCCGCCATGGCGCAGATGGGCGGACGCGGTGGCGGCGCCGACGATGACCAGCAGGCTGCGGCCGACCGGCAGAAAAAGGACGAGGAGTGGGGAAACCGCTCGCTGAATCTGAAAAAACGCAAGGCCGAGGGGGCGTGCCCTTACGTCAAGGTGCTTTATGATGCCGCGCGCTACCACCAGTTCAAAAATGATGTGCAGACGACCGCCGCTGCCATGTGGACCGGCGAAATCAACGGTATCCAGTCGGAATGCGCCTATGAGGGCACGGATCCGATCCAGGTTGGCATGGATATCAGCTTCTCGCTCGGCCGCGGGCCGCAGGCGGAGGGCCAGACCAATGTCTATCATTACTGGATTGCCGTCACCGAGCGCGACAAGACCGTCCTGGCCAAGCAGGAATTTGAGCTGCCGGTCACCTTCGCCGAAGGTCAGCAGCGGGTGGATGTCAATACGCGCCTGGAAGGTATCTATATCCCGCGCAAGGACATCACGATCTCCGGCTCGAATTTCGAGGTGCTGATCGGATTCGATGTGACGCCGCAAATGGCCGAGTTCAACCGTGAAGGCAAGCATTTCCGCTATGTCTCGCCTGTCGAGCAGAAGCCAGCCGAATAA